A region from the Lasioglossum baleicum unplaced genomic scaffold, iyLasBale1 scaffold1722, whole genome shotgun sequence genome encodes:
- the LOC143220915 gene encoding vacuolar protein sorting-associated protein 45-like, protein LLWNPVHLHRTVSGLISVLLSIKRCPYIRYQNSSEMTKRLAEKIREILNKESNSFKFRQDSSPILLILDRRDDPVTPLLNQWTYQAMVHELLTINNNRVNLSHVKGISKELKEVVLSAEHDEFYANNLYLNFGEIGQTMKELMDEFQKKAKKHQKVESIADMKNFVETYPLFKKLSGTVSKHVTVVGELSSFVEKHQLLQVSELEQELSCQNEHSMQLQKIKGLINNQQIREIDALRLVMLYALHYEKYTNNDINGLLNLLKTRGVPERHIKLVYNILEYSGINARQSNLFDRESVAKITKKLFKGLSGVDNIYTQHTPLLNETLEDLIKGKLSLQSFPYLGNTMMSKRPQDIIVFMVGGTTYEESLTVYNLNKQNPGIKIILGGTTIHNSASFLEEIQQATSGILSKYKINNN, encoded by the exons ACTATTATCGATTAAAAGATGTCCCTACATACGTTATCAAAATAGTTCTGAGATGACAAAGAGATTGGCAGAAAAGATACGCGAAATATTGAATAAAGAATCGAATTCGTTCAAATTTAGACAAGACTCTAGTCCAATTTTACTGATACTTGACAGAAGAGATGATCCTGTTACACCTTTATTGAATCAATGGACTTACCAAGCAATGGTTCACGAGTTACTAACTATTAATAACAATCGTGTTAATTTGTCACATGTGAAAGGTATCTCGAAAGAGTTAAAAGAAGTTGTTCTCAGCGCAGAACACgatgaattttatgcaaat AATTTATATCTAAACTTCGGTGAAATTGGACAAACTATGAAAGAATTGATGGATGAATTTCAAAAGAAAGCTAAGAAACACCAAAAAGTAGAATCTATAGCTGATATGAAAAATTTTGTGGAGACTTATCCGTTATTTAAAAAGCTGTCTGGCACTGTATCGAAACATGTAACTGTAGTTGGAGAACTTTCTTCGTTTGTGGAAAAACATCAGTTACTACAAGTATCGGAGTTGGAACAGGAACTTAGCTGTCAAAATGAACATTCTATGCAG CTGCAAAAGATAAAAGGACTTATTAATAATCAACAAATACGGGAAATTGATGCTTTAAGATTGGTCATGCTTTATGCGCTTCATTATGAGAAATATACGAACAATGACATTAACggcttattaaatttattaaaaaccagAGGTGTTCCGGAAAGACATATTAAg CTTGTATATAACATATTAGAGTATAGTGGAATTAATGcaagacaaagtaatttatttgATCGAGAATCGGTAGCCAAAATTACTAAAAAGTTATTTAAAGGGTTAAGCGGAGtagataatatttatacccaaCACACGCCTTTATTGAACGAGACACTTGAAGATTTAATAAAAGGAAAATTAAGTCTACAATCATTCCCATATCTTGGAAATACAATGATGTCGAAAAG GCCACAAGATATTATCGTCTTTATGGTTGGAGGAACAACATACGAAGAAAGTTTGACagtttataatttaaataaacaaaatcctgggataaaaattattttaggtGGCACTACTATTCATAATTCTGCAAGTTTTTTAGAGGAAATTCAACAAGCTACATCAGGGATTCTatcaaaatacaaaattaacaataattga
- the LOC143220914 gene encoding histone-lysine N-methyltransferase SETMAR-like — MSSEEVLLSCPENAIAERTVRKWFARFKAGNFDHEDQEGPGRPSTTDEDTIRTEIENSPRSTLRQLAGMLNKSQSTIHDHIVKLGYVNRLDVWVPHDLMEKNLLDRISICDLLYKCNEETPFLKQLGTKDEKLIIYKNVQREKSWGKRVEPPLVTPKVGLHSKKVMLCIWWDWKGILYYDLLPNNETIDSAKSPVDDRCEENVLDLNLRHS, encoded by the exons ATGTCTTCGGAAGAAGTACTATTGAgttgtccggaaa ATGCTATAGCCGAAAGAACAGTGCGGAAGTGGTTTGCTCGGTTTAAAGCTGGAAATTTCGACCATGAAGATCAAGAAGGTCCAGGTAGGCCGTCCACCACAGACGAAGATACGATTAGAACAGAAATCGAGAATAGCCCACGCTCAACATTACGTCAATTAGCAGGAATGCTAAATAAATCACAATCAACCATCCACGATCATATTGTGAAGCTTGGCTATGTAAACCGTCTTGATGTATGGGTTCCGCACGATTTAATGGAGAAAAATCTGTTGGATCGCATCTCCATTTGCGACTTGCTTTACAAGTGCAACGAGGAGACGCCATTTCTGAAGCAATTAGGGACGAAGgatgaaaaattgataatttataaaaatgttcagcgtGAAAAGTCCTGGGGAAAGCGTGTTGAACCACCTTTAGTCACCCCAAAAGTCGGTCTTCATTCGAAGAAGGTAATGCTCTGTATCTGGTGGGACTGGAAAGGAATCCTATATTATGATCTTTtaccaaataatgaaacaataGATTCGGCAAA ATCGCCTGTCGATGATCGATGCGAAGAAAATGTTCTGGATCTGAACCTTAGGCATAGCTAG